The Fructilactobacillus ixorae genome has a window encoding:
- a CDS encoding TerC family protein — MLSLIEKLYGPFFDLHNWETVLTSGNDWLIIFSLVVLECVMSVDNAIVLATQTQVLPTKKLQEESLFYGLWGAYVFRFLVIGAGVYLIHFWEIKVVGALYLIYLAVKYFLPKRNRSKKHRNISTRGNPHSRKFFWWVVLQIEFMDILFSIDSVLASLAVSSNPVVVLIGGMAGILAMRGIAEVIMNIMKRIPELKTMAYGLVFVIGVKLLLSIPIIDVEIPATWFGIFVIAAITGTLIIHFVRRRRKPDGR, encoded by the coding sequence GTGCTTTCCCTAATTGAAAAACTTTACGGTCCATTTTTTGACCTGCATAACTGGGAAACGGTATTGACTTCTGGAAATGATTGGCTAATTATCTTTTCCCTCGTGGTATTGGAATGCGTGATGTCCGTTGATAATGCGATTGTGTTGGCCACTCAGACGCAGGTACTCCCGACCAAAAAGCTGCAAGAGGAGTCATTATTTTACGGCCTCTGGGGGGCCTACGTCTTTCGGTTTTTAGTAATTGGAGCTGGGGTCTATTTGATCCACTTTTGGGAAATCAAGGTGGTGGGCGCCCTCTACCTAATTTATTTGGCCGTAAAGTATTTTCTTCCCAAACGGAACCGGTCAAAGAAGCACCGTAACATCAGCACGCGTGGCAATCCCCATAGTCGCAAGTTCTTCTGGTGGGTGGTACTGCAAATTGAATTCATGGACATCCTCTTTTCGATTGATTCCGTCTTAGCTTCGCTCGCGGTTTCTAGTAACCCGGTGGTGGTCTTGATTGGGGGGATGGCCGGCATTTTAGCGATGCGGGGGATTGCCGAAGTCATTATGAACATTATGAAGCGGATTCCAGAGTTAAAGACGATGGCCTACGGGTTGGTCTTTGTGATCGGGGTGAAGCTCTTACTTTCCATCCCGATCATCGACGTGGAAATTCCCGCCACCTGGTTTGGAATTTTTGTAATCGCAGCCATTACGGGAACCTTGATTATTCATTTTGTGCGAAGGAGGAGAAAGCCAGATGGCCGTTGA
- a CDS encoding NAD(P)/FAD-dependent oxidoreductase, giving the protein MTNDVYDITIIGGGPVGMFAGFYAGLREAKVQIIESLEQLGGQVAALYPEKQILDVAGFAGVSGRQLIQNLQDQLDTVPEVERHLKTKVTNVTRGADYFTIETTQGTTRSRAVLLAAGNGSFKPRELRAENAEAETGKHLFYGISDLQRFANHDVLVAGGGDSAVDMALMLEPVAHQVTLIHRRNEFRGLEKMVKKLEASSVQIVTPYLIQKLTETADDRVQVEAKRLKTDDDLIDLTVDDVVVNYGFIANNKDLQSWELQPKLDHRLVQVNQELETSEPLLFCIGDQAIYPGKDTLIATGFGEAPVAVNTIMKRLYPDRRLPIHSTALKR; this is encoded by the coding sequence ATGACTAACGATGTATATGATATCACAATTATTGGCGGGGGACCCGTTGGAATGTTTGCCGGTTTTTACGCCGGCCTGCGGGAAGCCAAGGTGCAAATTATTGAAAGCTTGGAACAGCTCGGCGGCCAAGTGGCCGCTCTGTATCCCGAAAAGCAAATTTTAGACGTGGCCGGGTTTGCCGGCGTGAGTGGGCGCCAGTTAATTCAGAATCTACAGGACCAACTGGATACGGTACCCGAGGTGGAACGCCACTTAAAGACCAAGGTGACGAACGTAACGCGTGGCGCTGACTACTTTACGATTGAAACGACGCAGGGGACGACGCGGAGCCGGGCGGTACTCCTTGCAGCCGGAAATGGCTCGTTTAAGCCCCGGGAACTCCGGGCGGAAAACGCGGAGGCGGAAACGGGCAAGCACCTCTTTTATGGCATCTCGGACTTGCAGCGCTTTGCAAACCACGACGTGTTAGTCGCTGGTGGGGGCGATTCGGCCGTTGATATGGCGCTGATGTTAGAACCAGTTGCTCACCAAGTGACCTTGATTCACCGGCGCAATGAATTCCGGGGTCTGGAGAAGATGGTCAAAAAGCTAGAGGCGTCCTCGGTTCAGATTGTAACGCCCTATTTAATCCAGAAGCTAACGGAAACGGCGGACGACCGCGTTCAGGTTGAAGCAAAACGGCTCAAAACGGATGATGATCTGATTGACCTGACGGTTGATGATGTGGTCGTTAACTACGGTTTTATTGCCAATAACAAGGATTTACAGAGCTGGGAGTTACAGCCGAAGCTCGACCACCGGTTAGTACAAGTGAACCAGGAATTAGAAACCAGTGAACCGTTGCTGTTCTGCATTGGAGATCAGGCGATTTATCCGGGGAAGGATACCTTGATTGCGACCGGCTTTGGGGAAGCTCCCGTGGCCGTTAACACCATTATGAAACGACTGTATCCAGACCGCCGGCTCCCAATTCACAGTACGGCCTTAAAACGTTAG
- a CDS encoding nucleoside hydrolase, translating to MSVQKMILDVDTGIDDAMAIAYAVADPAVELIGVISSFGNIEADRAATNALRILNLVGAPDVPVFIGHQNPLDHEYNRLPINAQIHGENGIGDVQLPTPRQAVATQNGVDFLLDAAQRYGDDLTIVATGPMTNLAAALNQAPEVMRQVGKLTIMGGALTVPGNVTPVAEANVEQDPVAANQLFTSGLPLTMVGLDVTLRTLLTKDETAQWRTTEAGTKMADIVDYYINVYADIYPELGGCSLHDPLAVGVAIDPSFVETISLNMLVTTEHDPYYARTIGDKARLNAPQPNVKVAVSVDTDRYLAVFMHHFNHLFR from the coding sequence ATGAGTGTTCAGAAAATGATTTTAGACGTTGATACCGGAATTGACGACGCCATGGCGATTGCGTACGCCGTGGCTGATCCAGCGGTTGAGTTAATCGGGGTTATCTCCTCCTTTGGTAACATCGAAGCTGACCGGGCGGCAACCAACGCCCTACGCATTTTAAACCTCGTCGGCGCTCCTGACGTGCCCGTGTTCATCGGCCACCAAAATCCCCTGGACCACGAATACAATCGATTGCCAATTAACGCCCAAATTCACGGGGAAAACGGGATTGGCGACGTTCAATTACCTACACCCCGCCAAGCAGTTGCAACCCAAAACGGGGTGGACTTCCTGCTTGATGCTGCCCAGCGTTATGGTGACGACTTAACCATCGTCGCTACCGGACCCATGACGAACCTTGCGGCGGCGCTAAACCAAGCTCCCGAGGTTATGCGACAGGTGGGAAAGCTCACCATCATGGGGGGCGCCCTGACCGTTCCGGGAAACGTTACTCCCGTCGCTGAAGCCAACGTGGAACAAGATCCCGTGGCTGCTAACCAACTGTTTACTAGTGGCCTTCCCCTCACGATGGTCGGGTTAGACGTCACGTTACGCACGCTTTTGACTAAGGACGAAACGGCCCAATGGCGCACTACTGAAGCGGGCACAAAGATGGCCGACATCGTGGACTACTACATCAACGTCTATGCAGACATTTATCCCGAACTCGGGGGCTGTTCGCTCCATGATCCCCTCGCGGTCGGCGTTGCCATTGATCCCAGCTTTGTTGAGACCATTTCGCTGAACATGTTGGTTACCACTGAGCACGATCCCTATTACGCTCGAACCATTGGGGATAAAGCCCGCCTTAATGCACCCCAGCCAAACGTAAAAGTGGCCGTAAGCGTAGACACCGACCGGTATTTAGCCGTCTTTATGCACCACTTCAACCACCTCTTTCGCTAA
- a CDS encoding LTA synthase family protein, which produces MKQTLAKVNTRVGFFGFLVGCFWLKTIYAYFADFALGTEGMLQFLLLFLNPIATTILIFGLAFYFKPAKLFYPAIMLLDIIDTVLLYLNVIYFREFTDFMTVSTMTGYSKVDQGLSGASLALTMPHDVFYWLDIVVVIFLLLFRVIKVDRRALTNRFAFAVFSMGALCLTFNIALADMDRPQLLTRAFDRNYLVKYLGLDVFTAYDAFQTHQSNELRSQANKSEIYNVKAFTDAHYAEPNPQMFGSLKGKNVVVIHLESFQQFLINKKINGKEVTPFLNQIYNSNHTYAFDNFFHQVGQGKTSDAENMLETSTYGLPQGSLFAQLGSDNTFQGAPAILGQDGYSSAVFHGNVASFWNRNNTYKNLGYQYFFDASYYDTTGDKATGYGLKDKLLFKDSIKYLQRLQQPFYAKYITVTNHFPYQLDDEDTKDSKLKAPDTDDSAVNNYFVTAHYLDQSVKEFYDYLNQTGLAKNTVVVLYGDHYGLSNSENPTLAPLLGKSEAKWNAFDNAQLQRVPFMINSPAINNGYVDHTYGGEIDVLPTLMHLLGINSKEYIQFGTDLFSSKHDQVVAFRNKDWVSPEYTSIDGTIYNSKTGKVIHPNAKLKKELEAIQQKVDTELALSDTLNQQNLLQFYHPAGFKKVNPAKFNYSNGLSHEKRTENQLGDKSKSLFDTNGHQDTTKLYKTDAPEANEPRSDSSRIQIQNPDSNQEK; this is translated from the coding sequence ATCAAACAGACCCTAGCCAAGGTTAATACCCGAGTGGGCTTTTTCGGCTTTTTAGTGGGCTGTTTTTGGCTCAAAACAATTTACGCCTACTTTGCCGATTTTGCGCTGGGAACCGAAGGCATGTTGCAATTTTTGCTGCTCTTTTTAAACCCCATCGCCACCACCATCTTAATTTTCGGGCTGGCTTTTTACTTTAAACCGGCAAAGCTATTTTATCCTGCAATCATGCTCCTCGATATCATTGATACCGTGTTACTGTACTTAAACGTCATTTACTTCCGAGAATTTACCGACTTTATGACCGTGTCAACCATGACCGGGTATTCAAAGGTCGATCAGGGCTTGAGCGGGGCCTCGCTTGCCCTGACGATGCCCCACGACGTCTTCTACTGGCTAGACATCGTTGTCGTTATCTTCTTGCTGTTATTCCGGGTCATTAAGGTTGATCGGCGGGCGCTGACCAATCGGTTTGCCTTTGCGGTCTTTTCAATGGGTGCGCTATGTTTAACCTTCAACATTGCGTTGGCCGACATGGATCGTCCCCAACTGTTAACCCGAGCCTTTGATCGTAACTACCTGGTGAAATACCTCGGTTTGGACGTGTTTACAGCGTATGACGCCTTTCAAACCCACCAGTCCAACGAGCTTCGTTCTCAAGCAAACAAATCAGAAATTTACAACGTGAAGGCCTTTACGGATGCCCACTACGCCGAGCCTAATCCCCAGATGTTTGGCTCCTTAAAGGGGAAAAACGTGGTTGTCATCCATCTGGAGAGTTTCCAACAGTTCCTGATTAACAAAAAGATCAATGGCAAAGAGGTTACGCCGTTTTTGAATCAGATTTACAATAGTAATCATACCTATGCCTTTGATAATTTCTTCCATCAGGTCGGCCAGGGCAAAACTTCTGACGCCGAAAACATGCTAGAAACCAGTACCTACGGGTTACCACAGGGCTCCCTGTTTGCCCAACTCGGCAGTGACAACACCTTCCAGGGGGCACCCGCGATTCTAGGACAGGACGGCTACAGTTCGGCCGTTTTCCACGGGAACGTTGCGAGCTTCTGGAATCGGAACAACACCTATAAGAACCTCGGTTATCAATACTTCTTTGATGCCAGTTATTACGATACGACCGGGGATAAGGCCACCGGATACGGACTAAAGGATAAACTCCTCTTTAAGGATTCCATCAAGTACCTCCAGCGCCTACAACAGCCGTTTTATGCGAAGTACATTACCGTTACCAATCACTTCCCCTACCAGCTGGATGATGAAGACACGAAGGATAGCAAGCTCAAGGCGCCTGATACCGATGATAGTGCGGTTAACAACTACTTTGTGACCGCTCATTATCTCGATCAATCCGTCAAGGAATTCTACGACTACCTCAATCAAACCGGGTTAGCCAAGAACACCGTGGTCGTCCTCTACGGGGACCACTACGGACTATCCAACTCGGAGAATCCGACCCTAGCTCCGTTGCTTGGAAAGAGTGAAGCCAAGTGGAACGCCTTTGACAACGCCCAGTTACAGCGGGTTCCGTTCATGATTAATTCACCTGCCATCAACAACGGCTATGTTGATCATACGTACGGGGGCGAAATTGACGTCTTACCAACCTTGATGCACCTCTTGGGCATTAATTCCAAGGAATACATCCAGTTTGGAACGGACTTGTTCTCAAGCAAGCACGACCAGGTCGTGGCCTTTCGAAATAAAGATTGGGTCTCCCCTGAATACACTTCAATTGATGGCACGATTTATAACTCCAAGACGGGGAAAGTTATCCATCCGAACGCTAAACTCAAGAAGGAATTGGAGGCCATCCAGCAGAAGGTGGACACTGAATTAGCGCTTTCCGATACGCTCAACCAGCAAAACCTGTTGCAGTTCTATCACCCCGCTGGCTTTAAAAAGGTTAATCCAGCGAAGTTTAACTACTCCAACGGGTTGAGTCACGAGAAACGGACGGAAAACCAACTTGGGGATAAATCAAAGAGTCTCTTTGATACTAATGGTCATCAGGATACGACGAAACTGTACAAGACGGATGCTCCGGAAGCAAACGAACCACGCAGTGACTCCAGTCGTATTCAAATTCAAAATCCGGATTCCAATCAGGAAAAATAA
- a CDS encoding glycoside hydrolase family 73 protein, which produces MKQQPTNSERSNLWYPLIAFLIVASVFLALFGTYKIRQHINYQRMIAAQKKFEEENNPVLKHERKFIKQVAQPSVQLYRQDHKVLPSIVIAQAILESNWGKSKLYTEANNPFGIKGTYNGNYIIYETGEYINHKHITEKGQFRKYPNLQAAIEDHNQALYDKFLNRNDNITDYREEAKLLQKNTYATDPDYAKKLIRVIKAHDLEKYDQEAMQK; this is translated from the coding sequence ATGAAACAGCAACCAACTAATTCAGAACGTAGCAATTTATGGTATCCACTGATTGCCTTTCTTATTGTGGCAAGCGTTTTTTTAGCGCTCTTTGGAACCTATAAAATTCGCCAACACATTAACTACCAACGGATGATTGCCGCCCAAAAGAAGTTTGAGGAAGAAAATAATCCGGTGTTAAAACACGAACGGAAGTTTATCAAGCAGGTGGCACAGCCATCGGTCCAGCTGTATCGGCAGGATCACAAGGTTTTACCTAGTATCGTGATCGCCCAGGCAATCTTGGAATCAAATTGGGGCAAGTCCAAACTGTATACCGAAGCCAATAATCCGTTTGGGATTAAGGGAACCTACAATGGGAATTACATCATCTACGAAACGGGTGAGTACATTAACCACAAACACATTACGGAAAAGGGTCAGTTTCGCAAGTACCCGAACTTACAGGCCGCGATTGAAGACCACAATCAAGCCTTGTATGATAAGTTCTTAAATCGGAATGATAACATCACCGATTATCGCGAAGAAGCTAAATTGTTACAAAAGAACACCTATGCTACCGATCCTGACTATGCGAAGAAGCTTATTCGCGTGATTAAAGCCCACGATTTGGAAAAGTATGATCAAGAAGCCATGCAAAAATAA
- a CDS encoding APC family permease, whose translation MTEQKLKRSIGPFTALALVMGTVIGGGVFFKIASVTAATHSVSLTLLAWVVAGILTICGGLTVAELGAAIPETGGSVQYMRHTYGPLSGFLLGWSEMLIYVPANMAALAIIFATQVVILLHLATTLVVPIALVVVVTITGLNLLGAKVGGSVQSLTLIFKLIPVFLIVIVGLFMPGHVAVTLFPMTPTDHANVVTAFSGGLLATMFAYEGWINVGDIAGEMKNPKRDIPKAVVLGLTFIMVIYVLVNWVFLKNMPINQIAGNPNTAAEVAGKLFGNLGGKLVTIGILVSVFGTINGYTMTGSRIPYALAKQDLLPFSHAFQRLNRAAAPFVASLFILVIAIIMIFLGSFDVLTDMLVFVMWLFNCLLFLAVFILRKREPNLERPYRVLWYPVVPAVAILGGLFIIVTTLINQPGLAFAGLGLTLLGVPVYYLHQWQHRKN comes from the coding sequence ATGACAGAACAAAAGTTAAAACGTAGCATTGGACCGTTTACCGCGCTCGCCCTAGTGATGGGAACCGTGATTGGGGGCGGGGTGTTTTTTAAAATTGCGAGTGTGACCGCCGCCACTCACTCGGTGAGTCTGACCTTGTTAGCATGGGTTGTAGCGGGAATCCTTACGATTTGTGGTGGTCTGACGGTGGCAGAATTAGGGGCAGCAATCCCAGAAACTGGTGGAAGTGTGCAGTACATGCGCCATACCTACGGTCCCTTAAGTGGATTTTTGTTGGGTTGGTCCGAAATGTTGATTTACGTCCCAGCCAACATGGCTGCGTTAGCGATTATCTTTGCGACCCAGGTGGTCATCTTACTGCATCTGGCCACGACGCTGGTGGTGCCGATCGCCCTGGTCGTGGTGGTCACCATTACCGGCTTGAACCTGCTAGGAGCGAAGGTCGGTGGAAGCGTGCAATCGCTGACGTTGATTTTTAAGTTGATTCCGGTTTTCTTAATCGTGATCGTCGGACTGTTCATGCCGGGCCACGTTGCTGTGACCCTCTTTCCCATGACCCCGACAGACCATGCAAACGTAGTCACGGCCTTTTCCGGCGGGTTGCTCGCAACCATGTTTGCCTACGAAGGGTGGATCAACGTCGGTGACATCGCTGGGGAGATGAAAAATCCGAAGCGGGACATTCCGAAGGCAGTTGTCCTCGGCCTGACCTTTATCATGGTAATTTACGTGCTGGTTAACTGGGTCTTTTTGAAAAACATGCCAATTAATCAAATCGCCGGTAATCCCAACACGGCCGCTGAAGTAGCTGGGAAGTTGTTTGGAAACCTGGGTGGAAAACTGGTGACGATTGGGATTTTGGTATCGGTCTTTGGCACGATTAACGGGTACACGATGACGGGGTCCCGGATTCCGTACGCGTTAGCCAAGCAAGATCTGCTACCGTTTAGTCACGCCTTTCAACGCTTAAACCGGGCAGCTGCACCGTTCGTGGCCAGCTTGTTCATTCTAGTAATTGCGATCATTATGATTTTCCTGGGGAGCTTTGACGTGTTAACCGACATGTTGGTATTTGTGATGTGGTTGTTTAATTGCCTGTTATTCCTGGCGGTTTTCATTCTTCGGAAGCGCGAGCCAAACTTGGAACGGCCGTATCGAGTGCTGTGGTATCCGGTGGTTCCTGCGGTCGCCATTCTGGGAGGGCTCTTTATTATCGTAACGACCCTGATTAATCAACCGGGCTTAGCCTTCGCGGGCTTAGGTCTTACCCTGCTGGGAGTGCCGGTTTATTACCTGCATCAGTGGCAACACCGAAAAAATTAA
- a CDS encoding histidine phosphatase family protein has protein sequence MAKFTLYLVRHGQTYYNVFNKLQGWSNSPLTETGINDAVVTGKRLKDIKFKAAYCSDLTRAQKTMSLIFDQNETFNSITPMVSPFFREEFYGYFEGLNMDEVWYQAGAPHGAKTFAEIIAQYDMNAAKDFLKEADPFHLAENAAEYWERLQKGLNLITQNPAIEDGDRVLLVSHGNTLLSLVDRFQQPGQYDLRTRPANGSITKLAVDGDHFTVTDYNK, from the coding sequence ATGGCTAAGTTCACCTTATATTTAGTGCGCCACGGGCAAACGTATTATAACGTCTTTAACAAGTTACAGGGTTGGAGTAACTCCCCGTTAACGGAAACGGGGATTAACGATGCCGTTGTGACGGGGAAGCGCTTGAAAGACATTAAGTTCAAAGCAGCCTACTGCAGTGACTTAACCCGCGCCCAAAAGACGATGTCGTTAATTTTTGATCAAAACGAAACCTTTAATTCCATTACCCCGATGGTGTCACCGTTCTTTCGAGAGGAGTTCTATGGTTACTTTGAAGGTCTGAACATGGACGAAGTCTGGTATCAAGCAGGAGCTCCTCATGGTGCCAAGACGTTTGCAGAGATTATTGCGCAATACGACATGAACGCGGCAAAGGATTTTCTCAAGGAAGCTGACCCGTTCCACCTGGCGGAAAACGCCGCTGAATATTGGGAACGGTTGCAAAAGGGACTGAATTTAATCACCCAAAATCCTGCCATTGAGGACGGTGATCGCGTCTTACTCGTCAGTCATGGCAACACACTGTTGAGTTTGGTTGATCGGTTTCAACAACCAGGCCAGTATGATTTGCGCACGCGCCCTGCCAATGGTAGCATTACAAAACTAGCGGTCGACGGGGACCACTTTACGGTAACTGATTATAATAAGTAG
- a CDS encoding alpha/beta fold hydrolase: protein MKHKKTFIFLIFLLVVATGFGGWWYNTQKASNYHVKQGRTATVFIPGLGGNFITSDYMVSSWDNNGAATKALQVYVKDNGKVSTVKKFNKIGKNNPVIQANFQTNNKPGFEAKRMPQLMAYLRKEYGIKRVNLIGHSSGGEIIYDYLTRYRKVPDQPQVEHFVSMANTYPLKDPKYINNLPKNLQILNFCGNVSNTGSDGLIPVRDVVKMKELVKGHVKSYKLYVYNGDPQQAQHSMLHENPEVNKIIAEYLFN from the coding sequence ATGAAACACAAGAAGACATTTATTTTCCTCATTTTTTTACTGGTGGTGGCCACTGGCTTTGGTGGTTGGTGGTACAACACCCAAAAAGCTTCCAATTATCACGTCAAACAAGGGCGCACCGCAACGGTCTTTATTCCTGGGCTCGGTGGAAACTTCATCACCTCCGACTACATGGTCTCTTCGTGGGATAACAATGGCGCGGCCACCAAGGCCTTACAAGTATACGTCAAGGATAACGGAAAGGTAAGCACCGTTAAGAAGTTTAACAAGATTGGTAAAAACAATCCCGTCATCCAAGCAAACTTCCAAACAAACAATAAGCCTGGCTTTGAAGCGAAACGGATGCCCCAGTTAATGGCTTACCTCCGCAAGGAATACGGCATTAAACGGGTCAACTTAATCGGCCACTCCTCGGGTGGAGAAATCATTTACGACTACCTGACCCGGTACCGCAAGGTGCCTGATCAACCACAAGTCGAACACTTCGTCTCAATGGCCAATACCTATCCCCTCAAAGATCCAAAGTACATTAACAACCTGCCCAAGAACCTCCAGATCTTGAATTTCTGTGGGAACGTCAGCAACACCGGTAGTGACGGTTTAATCCCGGTTAGAGACGTGGTTAAAATGAAAGAGCTGGTTAAGGGACACGTCAAGAGTTACAAGCTCTACGTTTATAATGGTGATCCCCAACAAGCGCAACATTCGATGTTGCACGAAAACCCCGAAGTCAATAAAATTATCGCGGAATACCTCTTTAATTAA
- a CDS encoding thioredoxin family protein, which yields MAVELNQTNFATAVQGPMTLVDFWAPWCAPCRRMEPVLNQLEHDFAGRVKFAKLNVDQNQALAEQYRVLGLPSYVLFVNGNGVEKVTGLYSVAQLTHYLERKLAAQ from the coding sequence ATGGCCGTTGAACTCAATCAAACTAATTTTGCGACCGCCGTCCAGGGTCCAATGACGTTGGTCGATTTTTGGGCGCCGTGGTGTGCTCCCTGTCGGCGCATGGAGCCCGTCTTAAACCAGCTGGAACATGATTTTGCTGGCCGGGTGAAGTTTGCTAAACTAAACGTTGATCAAAACCAAGCACTGGCCGAACAGTACCGGGTGCTGGGGCTTCCCAGTTACGTCCTCTTTGTGAACGGTAACGGAGTCGAAAAGGTGACCGGCCTTTATTCGGTCGCCCAATTAACGCATTATTTAGAACGTAAGTTAGCAGCACAGTAA
- a CDS encoding DUF1054 family protein, producing MFTDNDFEVFAEPTLTGRMAKIRSELDPKFEQVAPALLTILAGTGETWYAHVAQHRMRTTNPPENTWIAFSTNKRGYKMLPHFELGLWADRLYLYLAVESNMKPRQTATITPKLMDLTPLVAQLPADFVLSGNHMEPEVQPIATYPELVTRFQTVKAAEVLVGIEVHRGDPRLGTPSINDTLQVALKRLLPLYEQLITK from the coding sequence ATGTTTACTGATAATGATTTTGAGGTGTTCGCTGAGCCGACGTTAACAGGCCGGATGGCGAAAATTCGCAGCGAACTGGATCCGAAGTTTGAACAGGTCGCGCCCGCGCTCCTGACCATTCTGGCCGGCACGGGGGAAACGTGGTACGCCCACGTGGCGCAGCATCGGATGCGCACAACCAACCCACCGGAGAATACGTGGATTGCGTTTTCAACTAACAAGCGGGGCTATAAAATGCTCCCGCACTTTGAATTAGGCCTGTGGGCTGATCGCTTGTACCTGTACCTAGCGGTGGAAAGCAACATGAAGCCCCGCCAAACGGCCACGATTACGCCCAAGCTTATGGACCTTACGCCGCTGGTTGCCCAGTTACCCGCGGACTTTGTGTTGAGCGGTAATCACATGGAACCCGAAGTCCAGCCTATAGCAACGTATCCAGAGCTTGTGACCCGCTTTCAAACGGTCAAAGCGGCCGAGGTCTTAGTGGGCATCGAGGTGCACCGCGGGGATCCCCGCTTAGGGACACCGAGCATTAATGACACGCTCCAAGTGGCTTTGAAAAGGTTGCTCCCGTTGTACGAACAGTTAATAACGAAATAA
- a CDS encoding magnesium transporter CorA family protein, with amino-acid sequence MIKTDKINQNIEWVQVTDCLPVEKKTLKQEYHLTTEMLYYALDHHERPRLEYYEDEQLLLIIFDVAEPTRFNGDIAAEPIGLIVRGDTLFTFTANQTNFVNPLIRSIVDKLPQVQRDNAAPLDIVLKTMYQLAIQYFDYINHINSIRTSIQRNLRGRTNKAAINQLLNLQTDLVYFLTSLSANNDMLTMFKRKLGKTLSDNDNDVLDDVIIEIQQGLSMAQMANQAAQQVANAYSNLLDSNLNTTMKFLTVFSIVLTVPNIVFGFYGENVKLPFMDSPIAWQLTIVITAIFVVIVLLIMRFSDFFNR; translated from the coding sequence ATGATTAAAACCGATAAAATCAACCAAAACATCGAATGGGTCCAGGTCACCGATTGCCTCCCCGTCGAGAAAAAAACTTTAAAGCAGGAGTATCACCTTACCACCGAGATGCTCTACTACGCACTTGACCACCACGAACGGCCCCGTTTGGAATACTACGAAGATGAACAGTTATTGCTCATCATTTTTGACGTTGCCGAACCGACCCGCTTTAACGGTGACATTGCCGCCGAACCAATTGGGCTAATCGTGCGTGGCGATACCCTCTTTACCTTTACCGCTAACCAAACCAACTTTGTTAATCCGCTGATTCGGTCAATCGTTGACAAGTTACCCCAGGTCCAGCGTGATAACGCCGCTCCGCTGGACATTGTGCTCAAAACCATGTACCAGCTCGCCATCCAATACTTCGATTACATTAACCACATCAACAGTATTCGGACGAGCATTCAGCGGAACTTACGGGGCCGGACTAACAAAGCGGCGATTAACCAACTGCTAAACCTGCAAACCGACCTGGTCTACTTTTTAACTTCGCTCTCGGCTAACAACGATATGTTAACCATGTTTAAACGTAAGTTGGGTAAGACCCTATCGGATAATGACAACGATGTGTTAGACGACGTCATCATCGAAATTCAACAGGGACTATCCATGGCGCAGATGGCAAACCAAGCGGCCCAACAGGTAGCCAACGCTTATTCCAACCTGCTAGACAGTAACCTGAATACCACGATGAAATTTCTGACCGTCTTCTCAATCGTGCTGACGGTCCCCAACATTGTCTTTGGTTTTTACGGAGAAAACGTCAAGCTCCCGTTTATGGACAGTCCGATTGCCTGGCAACTCACAATTGTGATTACCGCCATTTTTGTGGTAATCGTGCTACTCATCATGCGCTTTAGTGATTTCTTTAACCGATAA
- a CDS encoding MerR family transcriptional regulator translates to MVDHAAFFQTCNENNYIFRIGEVSKMTDVSPRQLRYWEQKGYIHSERDEKMASRVFNHENFMMVKLIKFYLDQDHSLGTAFEKAQHHMQIVRSTYAFILKMHHGLVQKDGHTMIDMGYFDRSHTKRLYGYLDDQQEIVYTVSDVNEQPQQVE, encoded by the coding sequence TTGGTAGATCACGCTGCTTTTTTTCAAACGTGCAACGAGAATAACTACATCTTCCGGATTGGCGAAGTAAGCAAGATGACGGATGTTTCTCCCCGTCAGCTCCGGTACTGGGAGCAGAAGGGTTACATTCACAGCGAACGCGATGAAAAAATGGCCTCACGGGTGTTTAACCACGAAAACTTCATGATGGTAAAGCTCATTAAATTTTATCTCGACCAGGATCATTCATTAGGAACGGCCTTTGAAAAGGCCCAGCATCACATGCAAATTGTGCGGTCAACCTATGCGTTTATCTTGAAAATGCACCATGGATTAGTGCAAAAAGACGGACATACCATGATTGATATGGGTTACTTTGACCGGTCCCACACTAAGCGCCTCTACGGCTATTTGGATGACCAGCAAGAGATTGTCTATACAGTTAGTGACGTTAATGAGCAACCCCAGCAAGTTGAGTAG